In the genome of Kitasatospora cathayae, one region contains:
- a CDS encoding TetR/AcrR family transcriptional regulator, with the protein MTAKPEDDTPPEHRTGAQPGIPSPWNRPQKRRTQPALSREQIVTEAFALLDAEGIDALSMRKLGARLNAGATSLYTHVANKDELLALVVDHVFGELPLARAEGAEDPKVWRAAVVECTEGMRAAIMRHPWMVSVIGDVGMVYLGPNWMRLSEALLAVMEAAGFELAEANDMMSAAMGYTIGTACVEAAWLSALARSGQGEQEFMNQLLPAVIEATKSHPRLHRLYTTQVPEEIEAGRDSSFLRGLNVILDGIEARRSRA; encoded by the coding sequence ATGACGGCCAAGCCGGAGGACGACACCCCGCCGGAGCACCGGACCGGCGCCCAGCCGGGCATCCCGTCGCCGTGGAACCGTCCGCAGAAACGGCGGACCCAGCCCGCCCTCAGCCGCGAGCAGATCGTCACCGAGGCCTTCGCACTGCTGGACGCCGAGGGCATCGACGCGCTGAGCATGCGCAAGCTCGGCGCCCGCCTCAACGCCGGCGCGACCTCGCTCTACACCCACGTCGCCAACAAGGACGAACTGCTCGCCCTGGTCGTCGACCACGTCTTCGGCGAACTCCCGCTGGCCCGCGCGGAGGGCGCCGAGGACCCCAAGGTCTGGCGCGCGGCCGTCGTGGAGTGCACCGAGGGCATGCGCGCGGCCATCATGCGCCACCCGTGGATGGTCTCCGTGATCGGCGACGTCGGGATGGTCTACCTCGGCCCCAACTGGATGCGGCTCTCCGAAGCCCTGCTGGCCGTGATGGAGGCGGCCGGCTTCGAACTCGCCGAGGCCAACGACATGATGAGCGCGGCCATGGGCTACACCATCGGCACCGCCTGCGTGGAGGCCGCCTGGCTGAGCGCGCTGGCCAGGAGCGGCCAGGGCGAACAGGAGTTCATGAACCAGCTGCTGCCCGCCGTCATCGAGGCCACCAAGTCGCATCCGCGACTGCACCGGCTGTACACCACCCAGGTGCCGGAGGAGATCGAGGCGGGCCGGGACAGCAGCTTCCTGCGCGGCCTCAACGTGATCCTGGACGGGATCGAGGCGAGGCGGTCCAG
- a CDS encoding MFS transporter produces the protein MDRHPRRWLILVVLCLSSLVLVIDNMVLTVSIPPIAEDLKAGAQDIQWIIDSYILVFAGLLLTSGSLSDRFGRRKVMIIGLALFGAASLVAAVASSPAELIAGRVLMGVGGALVMPSTLSILITVFDDEERPKAIAAWSAVAMIGLVGGPVLGGALIAHFWWGAVFLLNVPVAAVAILAAVVLMPESKGPWRKPDLPGMLLSMVGMTALVWSIIAIPRDGFAHANTLGPLAVAVVALTGFGIRQVRTDSPMVPLKLFRNRVFTGASFSLVLLTFATGGLMLVLTQYLQFVLEFTPTDTGLAFIPLAVASLAFNVIGAALGKKLPARVLTSIGMVIIAGGFGLLATLSVGDGFTKVALAMLVLGIGSGLGMPAAANALMGAIPGEHAGVGSALNDTVQQSGAALGVAILGTVLSSTYTGSMPTDAPAPARHAITDALALSAGSGDTALARAAREAFNTATSTTFTVGGIAVLVAAALTLVLMRGKAGAAAPAEAAEPAVEVAA, from the coding sequence GTGGACCGTCACCCGCGTCGCTGGCTCATCCTGGTCGTGCTCTGCCTCAGCAGCCTGGTGCTGGTGATCGACAACATGGTGCTCACGGTGTCCATCCCGCCGATAGCGGAGGACCTCAAGGCCGGGGCGCAGGACATCCAGTGGATCATCGACTCGTACATCCTGGTCTTCGCCGGGCTGTTGCTGACCTCGGGAAGCCTGTCCGACCGGTTCGGCCGACGAAAAGTGATGATCATCGGGCTGGCGCTGTTCGGCGCCGCCTCGCTGGTCGCGGCGGTCGCCTCCAGTCCCGCCGAGCTGATCGCCGGTCGTGTGCTGATGGGCGTCGGCGGCGCCCTGGTCATGCCGAGCACGCTCTCCATCCTGATCACCGTCTTCGACGACGAGGAGCGGCCCAAGGCGATCGCCGCCTGGAGCGCGGTGGCCATGATCGGCCTGGTCGGCGGTCCGGTGCTGGGCGGCGCGCTGATCGCGCACTTCTGGTGGGGCGCGGTGTTCCTGCTCAACGTGCCGGTCGCGGCGGTGGCCATCCTGGCCGCGGTCGTCCTGATGCCCGAGTCCAAGGGCCCGTGGCGCAAGCCCGACCTGCCCGGCATGCTGCTCTCGATGGTCGGCATGACCGCCCTGGTCTGGTCGATCATCGCCATCCCGCGGGACGGCTTCGCCCACGCCAACACCCTCGGCCCGCTGGCCGTCGCGGTCGTCGCGCTCACCGGCTTCGGCATCCGCCAGGTCCGCACCGACTCGCCGATGGTCCCGCTCAAGCTCTTCCGCAACCGGGTCTTCACCGGCGCGAGCTTCTCCCTCGTCCTGCTCACCTTCGCCACCGGCGGCCTGATGCTGGTGCTCACCCAGTACCTGCAGTTCGTCCTGGAGTTCACGCCCACCGACACCGGCCTGGCCTTCATCCCGCTGGCCGTCGCCTCGCTCGCCTTCAACGTGATCGGCGCCGCGCTCGGCAAGAAGCTCCCGGCCCGGGTGCTGACCTCCATCGGCATGGTGATCATCGCCGGCGGCTTCGGCCTGCTCGCCACGCTCTCGGTCGGCGACGGCTTCACCAAGGTCGCCCTGGCCATGCTGGTGCTCGGCATCGGCTCCGGCCTCGGCATGCCGGCCGCCGCCAACGCCCTGATGGGCGCTATCCCCGGCGAGCACGCCGGCGTCGGCTCCGCGCTCAACGACACCGTCCAGCAGTCCGGCGCCGCGCTCGGCGTGGCCATCCTCGGCACCGTGCTCTCCAGCACCTACACCGGCTCGATGCCCACCGACGCCCCCGCCCCCGCCCGGCACGCCATCACCGACGCCCTCGCCCTCTCCGCCGGCAGCGGCGACACCGCCCTGGCCCGGGCCGCCCGGGAGGCCTTCAACACCGCCACCTCCACCACCTTCACGGTCGGCGGGATCGCCGTCCTGGTGGCGGCGGCGCTCACCCTGGTGCTGATGCGGGGCAAGGCGGGGGCGGCGGCGCCGGCCGAAGCGGCCGAACCCGCCGTCGAGGTGGCGGCCTGA
- a CDS encoding DUF6597 domain-containing transcriptional factor: MSTHYAERPSRLSGAVLWTKGTGAGGLVLPDGCMDLLWTEGRLLVAGPDTRAFRPGPGLRESWAGVRFRPGAGPALLGVPAHELRDRRVELADLWPGGEVRRMTERVDAAPDPAVALEGLALHLAAAARPEDPLVRAVAAALAAGRGVAATAEAVGLGARQLHRRSLVAFGYGSKTLARILRLQRALGLARSGVPLAETAARTGYADQAHLACDVRELAGTRATALL; the protein is encoded by the coding sequence ATGTCCACCCACTACGCGGAGCGCCCGTCCCGGCTGTCCGGGGCGGTGCTGTGGACGAAGGGGACGGGAGCCGGCGGCCTGGTGCTGCCGGACGGGTGCATGGACCTGCTGTGGACGGAGGGCCGGCTGCTGGTGGCCGGGCCGGACACCCGGGCGTTCCGGCCCGGGCCGGGGCTGCGCGAGTCGTGGGCGGGCGTCCGCTTCCGGCCCGGCGCCGGGCCGGCCCTGCTCGGCGTTCCGGCGCACGAACTGCGGGACCGCCGGGTCGAGTTGGCGGACCTGTGGCCCGGCGGCGAGGTGCGGCGGATGACCGAGCGGGTCGACGCGGCACCCGACCCGGCCGTCGCGCTGGAGGGGCTGGCGCTGCACCTGGCGGCCGCGGCACGGCCCGAGGACCCGCTGGTGCGGGCGGTGGCCGCCGCGCTCGCGGCCGGGCGCGGCGTCGCGGCGACGGCCGAGGCGGTCGGGCTCGGGGCGCGGCAGCTGCACCGCCGCTCGCTGGTGGCTTTCGGCTACGGCTCCAAGACCCTCGCCCGGATCCTGCGGCTGCAGCGCGCCCTGGGGCTGGCCCGTTCCGGCGTCCCGCTCGCCGAGACGGCGGCCCGGACGGGCTACGCGGACCAGGCGCATCTGGCGTGCGACGTACGGGAGTTGGCGGGAACGCGGGCGACGGCTCTGCTGTGA
- a CDS encoding VOC family protein yields MNSTPAPRFAFIGLAVSDMAASVAFYRRLGLAFPEGSEQEPHVEAELPGGLLLVLDAESTIRSFHPGWQPPTGGARAGLAFRCQSPAHVDAVYRELTGAGYHGELEPWNAFWGQRYASLRDPDGNGVDLLAPL; encoded by the coding sequence ATGAACAGCACACCCGCACCTCGGTTCGCCTTCATCGGCCTCGCCGTCTCCGACATGGCCGCCTCGGTCGCCTTCTACCGGCGGCTGGGGCTCGCCTTCCCCGAGGGCTCCGAGCAGGAGCCACACGTCGAGGCCGAGCTGCCCGGCGGCCTGCTCCTGGTCCTCGACGCCGAGTCGACCATCCGCTCCTTCCACCCCGGCTGGCAGCCGCCGACCGGCGGTGCCCGGGCGGGGCTGGCCTTCCGCTGCCAGAGCCCGGCGCACGTGGACGCGGTGTACCGGGAGCTGACCGGCGCCGGGTACCACGGGGAGCTGGAGCCGTGGAACGCCTTCTGGGGTCAGCGGTACGCCTCGCTGCGCGACCCGGACGGCAACGGGGTCGACCTGCTGGCGCCGCTGTAG
- a CDS encoding molybdopterin-dependent oxidoreductase has translation MFRTDPETPDVFLTPVDEVFVRSHLGRHPELDPATWTLTVEGLVERQLRLDFGDLQGLPQTGFSAVHECFGNPLRPTVPTRAVTNLQWAGVPLADVLALAVPLPQARHVWLEGADRGDFAGESGLSYLKDLPLDEARAEVVLAHTMNGEPLRPDHGHPVRAVAPRMFGTNSVKWLTRIVLAAERPEHLFTTRLYTRVLPGESEARPVREKDVSSKLLTPRDGRSVPAGACELAGYAWSSTEVTAVEIAVDDADWQPAELDRRGPGLGWQRFRLRHDLAPGPHRIRCRATDSAGRVQPLTGDRNAVHEIRVTAEISGRPAGR, from the coding sequence ATGTTCAGGACGGATCCGGAGACACCCGACGTCTTCCTCACGCCGGTCGACGAGGTCTTCGTCCGCAGCCACCTCGGCCGGCACCCGGAGCTCGACCCCGCCACCTGGACGCTCACCGTCGAGGGCCTGGTCGAGCGGCAGCTGCGGCTGGACTTCGGTGATCTCCAGGGCCTGCCGCAGACCGGGTTCAGCGCCGTCCACGAGTGCTTCGGCAACCCACTGCGCCCCACCGTGCCGACCCGCGCCGTCACCAACCTGCAGTGGGCAGGTGTCCCGCTCGCCGACGTGCTGGCGCTGGCCGTCCCGCTGCCGCAGGCCCGGCACGTCTGGCTGGAGGGCGCCGACCGCGGTGACTTCGCGGGGGAGAGTGGCCTGAGCTACCTCAAGGACCTGCCGCTGGACGAGGCGCGCGCCGAAGTCGTCCTCGCCCACACCATGAACGGCGAACCGCTGCGCCCCGACCACGGCCATCCGGTACGGGCGGTGGCGCCGCGGATGTTCGGCACCAACTCGGTCAAGTGGCTGACCCGGATCGTGCTGGCCGCCGAGCGCCCCGAGCACCTCTTCACCACCCGGCTGTACACCCGCGTCCTGCCGGGGGAGAGCGAGGCCCGGCCGGTCCGTGAGAAGGACGTCAGCAGCAAGTTGCTCACCCCGCGGGACGGACGGTCCGTTCCGGCCGGCGCCTGCGAACTGGCGGGCTACGCCTGGAGTTCCACCGAGGTGACGGCCGTCGAGATCGCCGTGGACGACGCCGACTGGCAGCCCGCCGAGCTGGACCGGCGCGGCCCGGGCCTCGGCTGGCAGCGGTTCCGACTCCGGCACGACCTCGCACCGGGCCCGCACCGCATCCGCTGCCGGGCCACCGACTCCGCCGGGCGGGTCCAGCCGCTCACCGGGGACCGCAACGCCGTCCACGAGATACGGGTGACCGCGGAGATCAGTGGGCGACCGGCTGGGCGGTGA